One region of Desulforamulus hydrothermalis Lam5 = DSM 18033 genomic DNA includes:
- the modB gene encoding molybdate ABC transporter permease subunit, which yields MLSLADWSPVFISLRTAVISVIAVIILGLPLARLMSRREFPGKDLLESAITLPMVLPPSVIGYGLLMLIGKNGLLGQILANLGITIIFTWWAAALASTVVAFPLMYQSAKAAFKSVDENYEKAARTLGAGEVRIFLTVTLPLAWPGILAGVVLSFARALGEFGATLMVAGNIPGQTSTIPVAIFFAVDAGDNAAAQTLVAIVTVFSFLVIFWVNRWAKRRNY from the coding sequence ATGTTGTCACTGGCAGACTGGTCACCGGTATTTATTTCGCTTCGAACGGCAGTAATTTCTGTAATTGCAGTTATCATTTTGGGGTTACCGTTAGCCAGACTAATGTCCCGCAGGGAATTCCCAGGCAAGGACCTGCTGGAATCTGCTATTACCTTGCCAATGGTGTTGCCACCTTCAGTGATTGGTTATGGCTTATTGATGCTTATTGGAAAAAACGGTCTGTTGGGGCAGATCCTGGCCAACCTGGGAATTACCATTATTTTTACCTGGTGGGCAGCAGCACTGGCATCAACCGTGGTAGCCTTTCCCCTCATGTACCAGAGTGCCAAGGCAGCCTTTAAAAGTGTGGATGAAAACTATGAAAAAGCGGCCAGGACCCTGGGAGCCGGTGAGGTAAGGATATTCCTTACTGTCACTCTTCCACTGGCCTGGCCCGGTATTTTAGCCGGAGTGGTTTTATCCTTTGCCCGGGCTTTAGGTGAATTTGGCGCCACCCTAATGGTAGCAGGTAATATCCCTGGGCAGACTTCCACTATACCGGTAGCTATTTTCTTTGCTGTAGATGCCGGAGATAATGCCGCCGCCCAAACCTTGGTGGCTATTGTAACCGTTTTCAGTTTCCTGGTCATTTTCTGGGTTAACCGCTGGGCCAAGCGACGGAACTATTAG
- a CDS encoding ATP-binding cassette domain-containing protein — protein MLEAFIQKKLWHFTLDFQVQINNEILVLWGPSGAGKTTILHCLAGLVKPSSGLIRLNKQVLYSSEDKIHLSPQDRNVGYLFQDYALFPHMTVRQNVMYGLRSKKTFQSNINPVEILNSFGVGHLTDRYPRQLSGGEKQRVALARALAVQPKLLLLDEPFSALDKSTKESLRQEVKKLHRQWQIPFILVTHDEADTHYLGDRIISLNKGQPCQVVGKAN, from the coding sequence ATGTTAGAAGCTTTCATACAAAAGAAACTATGGCACTTCACTTTGGATTTTCAAGTACAAATTAATAATGAAATATTAGTGCTGTGGGGACCATCCGGTGCAGGGAAAACAACCATACTGCATTGCCTGGCAGGTTTGGTCAAACCATCCTCCGGTCTTATTAGGCTAAACAAGCAAGTGCTATACTCATCCGAAGATAAAATACATCTGTCACCCCAGGACCGCAACGTAGGTTACCTGTTTCAAGATTATGCCCTTTTTCCCCATATGACTGTAAGGCAAAATGTAATGTACGGCTTAAGGTCCAAGAAAACTTTTCAATCGAATATAAATCCTGTGGAAATCTTAAATTCATTTGGTGTAGGACATTTAACAGATCGTTACCCACGCCAGCTTTCCGGTGGTGAAAAGCAAAGGGTAGCCCTGGCCAGGGCATTGGCAGTTCAACCTAAGCTGCTTTTGCTGGACGAACCCTTCAGCGCCCTGGATAAGAGCACCAAAGAATCTCTTCGGCAAGAGGTAAAAAAACTTCACCGCCAGTGGCAGATCCCTTTTATTTTGGTTACCCACGATGAAGCGGACACGCATTACCTGGGAGACCGTATTATATCGTTGAACAAAGGGCAACCTTGCCAGGTGGTAGGCAAAGCCAATTAA
- a CDS encoding HD domain-containing protein encodes MVRHCRAVAEVAVKIARALDQAGYGLNIQLIQAAALLHDIARDKANHARAGAAYLREKGYPQVAGIVETHMDMPDPVMDNVTEAAVVFLADKLVQEDRPVSLEQRFQHIRNKYITNPDIAPCIEKRLYRARAIKSEVEKMISFPLERIIF; translated from the coding sequence GTGGTCCGCCATTGTCGGGCGGTGGCAGAGGTTGCTGTAAAGATAGCCCGGGCTTTAGATCAAGCCGGTTACGGCTTAAATATTCAATTAATACAGGCGGCGGCACTGCTGCACGACATTGCCAGGGATAAAGCAAACCATGCCCGAGCAGGGGCGGCATACCTGCGGGAAAAAGGTTATCCACAAGTGGCCGGTATAGTGGAAACTCATATGGATATGCCAGATCCTGTTATGGACAATGTCACTGAAGCGGCTGTTGTCTTCCTGGCAGACAAGCTGGTTCAAGAAGATAGACCGGTTTCTTTGGAGCAAAGATTTCAACATATCCGGAATAAGTATATAACCAACCCTGACATTGCTCCCTGTATTGAAAAAAGGCTTTACCGGGCTCGGGCAATAAAAAGTGAAGTAGAAAAAATGATCAGTTTCCCATTAGAAAGAATAATTTTTTAG
- a CDS encoding XdhC family aldehyde oxidoreductase maturation factor yields MKKLYQAMLQLLNKGESFVQATVLTQSGSAPRTAGAKMIILADKSTMGTIGGGLVEARVQELAAEVFETKEAVTREYHLTGSEAGQMDMICGGMLEVLVEYMDASNKQLFNIYQDIVTAIEKRKRVVMVTPLVNRINEDSQSFLVKEDGSVTGTFFGPAEWMEQFKSQARSRYPKVITIDGQRFLVEPVSTSGTVYIFGAGHVSQRLALLTSLVDFRTIVLDDRKEFANRDRFPTADEVIVLENFEQAFKNLDIDKDNYLVIVTRGHAHDKNVLAQALRTKACYIGMIGSKRKRDTIYRTLREEGHKDDDLKKVYSPIGLEIAAETPEEIAVSIVAELIRVRAEQNK; encoded by the coding sequence AAAAAATTGTATCAGGCCATGTTGCAGCTTCTTAATAAGGGAGAGAGCTTTGTTCAGGCTACAGTTCTTACTCAATCAGGCTCAGCGCCACGAACCGCCGGTGCCAAAATGATTATCCTGGCAGATAAATCCACCATGGGAACCATTGGTGGCGGTTTGGTAGAGGCCCGTGTGCAGGAATTAGCCGCTGAAGTTTTCGAGACCAAAGAAGCAGTAACCAGGGAATATCATCTTACGGGCAGCGAAGCAGGACAGATGGACATGATTTGCGGGGGGATGTTGGAAGTGCTGGTAGAATATATGGATGCTTCCAACAAGCAATTATTTAATATCTATCAAGATATTGTGACTGCTATTGAAAAACGGAAGAGAGTTGTCATGGTAACTCCCCTGGTTAACCGCATAAACGAGGATTCTCAGTCATTCTTAGTTAAGGAGGACGGTTCAGTTACCGGAACCTTTTTCGGCCCGGCAGAGTGGATGGAACAGTTCAAAAGCCAGGCCAGGAGCAGGTACCCAAAGGTAATAACCATTGACGGACAGCGTTTCCTGGTGGAACCGGTCAGCACTTCTGGGACAGTTTATATTTTTGGTGCAGGGCATGTATCACAAAGACTGGCATTACTGACATCCTTGGTAGACTTCAGAACAATTGTACTGGATGACCGGAAAGAGTTTGCCAACCGTGATCGTTTCCCTACGGCAGATGAGGTAATAGTGTTGGAAAACTTTGAGCAGGCCTTTAAAAATTTAGATATAGATAAGGATAATTACCTGGTTATTGTAACCAGGGGACATGCCCACGATAAAAATGTACTTGCCCAGGCTCTCAGGACCAAGGCCTGTTATATCGGTATGATTGGCAGTAAGAGAAAACGGGATACAATTTACCGCACCCTCAGGGAGGAAGGACATAAAGATGATGACCTAAAAAAGGTATACTCACCCATTGGCTTAGAGATTGCTGCAGAAACACCGGAGGAAATTGCCGTCAGCATTGTGGCGGAATTAATTAGGGTGCGGGCGGAGCAAAACAAATGA
- the modA gene encoding molybdate ABC transporter substrate-binding protein codes for MKKLLAFTLIIALTLSVCTGCTGTKEQAAPTQPEAKPVYLTISAAASLKDAAEELKGLYAKKHPYVNITYNFGASGTLQKQIEEGAPADLFISAGKKQMDALAEKDLIVKESRKDLLGNELVLITQKDSKITGFEDLLKPKVEKVSIGTPESVPAGQYAKDALTSMKLWNKLQPKLVLAKDVRQVLTYVETGNVAAGLVYNSDAVTSKDVKVVATAPSDSHKPILYPMAVVKNTKQQKAAKEFAAFLSGEEAARVFEKYGFKAIKK; via the coding sequence ATGAAAAAACTTTTAGCTTTTACCTTAATCATTGCACTTACTTTGTCAGTATGTACAGGTTGTACAGGTACCAAAGAACAGGCTGCTCCCACACAACCTGAAGCAAAACCGGTTTACTTGACAATTTCGGCAGCCGCCAGCCTTAAAGATGCTGCAGAAGAATTAAAAGGGCTCTACGCAAAAAAACATCCTTATGTAAATATTACATACAACTTTGGCGCTTCCGGTACACTGCAAAAGCAGATTGAGGAAGGCGCACCCGCAGACCTCTTTATCTCAGCTGGTAAAAAGCAAATGGACGCACTGGCAGAAAAGGATCTGATTGTTAAAGAATCTCGGAAAGATTTATTAGGGAACGAACTTGTGCTGATTACCCAAAAGGACAGTAAAATTACCGGTTTTGAGGACCTATTGAAACCCAAAGTGGAAAAAGTTAGTATAGGTACCCCGGAATCTGTTCCTGCCGGGCAGTATGCCAAGGATGCCTTAACCTCAATGAAGTTATGGAATAAATTACAGCCAAAACTTGTGCTGGCTAAAGATGTACGTCAGGTACTTACCTATGTGGAAACCGGCAACGTTGCAGCCGGGTTGGTATACAACTCTGACGCTGTAACGAGTAAAGATGTTAAGGTTGTAGCTACTGCACCGTCCGATTCCCATAAACCAATCCTTTATCCTATGGCGGTAGTAAAGAATACCAAACAGCAAAAAGCAGCAAAAGAATTTGCTGCATTCCTGTCAGGGGAAGAGGCAGCCAGAGTTTTTGAAAAATACGGTTTTAAAGCTATCAAAAAGTAA
- the cobC gene encoding alpha-ribazole phosphatase produces the protein MEKRYIFLVRHGALNAREGKRFIGQIDLPMSQEGINQAKRLSQVLSCVPLSHIFCSDLQRARHTAEIIAEKHNILPTVCQELREIYLGEWEGKSFEEICRKFPGDFIQRGKDIANFCPPGGESFSQCSRRVLPKLDEIMQTTTGNILIAGHAGVNRLILCHILGIPLANLFRISQDYGCLNLISYRNEKYIVKVINKVYQIISA, from the coding sequence ATGGAAAAAAGATATATTTTTTTAGTAAGGCATGGTGCTCTTAACGCCAGGGAAGGCAAAAGATTTATCGGTCAGATTGATTTGCCCATGAGCCAAGAGGGAATTAACCAGGCAAAACGTTTGAGTCAGGTACTTAGCTGCGTGCCACTGAGTCACATATTTTGCAGTGATCTGCAGCGAGCTCGTCATACGGCTGAAATTATAGCTGAAAAGCATAATATATTGCCCACTGTCTGCCAGGAGTTAAGAGAAATTTATCTGGGAGAATGGGAAGGGAAATCCTTCGAGGAAATTTGCCGCAAGTTTCCCGGGGATTTTATACAAAGGGGTAAAGATATAGCTAACTTTTGCCCGCCCGGCGGAGAAAGTTTTAGCCAGTGCAGCCGGAGGGTGTTGCCCAAACTGGATGAAATCATGCAGACAACCACAGGTAATATCCTAATTGCCGGTCATGCAGGGGTGAACCGCTTAATTCTCTGCCACATACTTGGCATCCCTCTGGCAAACCTTTTTCGCATTAGCCAGGATTATGGCTGCCTGAACCTGATCAGCTACAGAAATGAAAAGTATATTGTTAAGGTAATCAACAAGGTTTACCAAATAATTTCCGCCTGA
- a CDS encoding nucleotidyltransferase family protein, producing the protein MNRSNKEKIAALILAAGFSSRMGTFKPLLQLGNITIIERVVTTFRCAGITDIKVVIGHRASEMRKVLYTLPVDAIENRDYARGMFSSVKAGVKAIKPGADAFFLLPTDIPLIQPRTLDQIVQAFQSHRAGVIYPCFDGERGHPPLISTFYIEKILSWSGEGGLRSLMRGWETESMDLEVNDQWILMDMDTPEDYHRIQDMYGKTIYQRNRNACPF; encoded by the coding sequence ATGAACCGGAGTAACAAGGAAAAGATAGCAGCTTTAATCCTGGCAGCCGGTTTTTCATCTCGCATGGGTACATTCAAACCATTGTTGCAACTGGGAAATATTACTATTATTGAGCGGGTGGTAACAACCTTCCGCTGCGCCGGCATAACGGATATTAAAGTGGTTATCGGTCACCGGGCAAGCGAAATGAGAAAGGTATTATATACCTTACCGGTGGACGCCATTGAGAACAGGGATTACGCCAGGGGCATGTTCTCCTCTGTGAAGGCAGGGGTAAAAGCAATAAAACCTGGGGCTGATGCGTTCTTTTTATTACCAACGGATATTCCCCTAATCCAGCCTCGAACCTTAGATCAAATAGTTCAAGCCTTTCAAAGTCACAGGGCCGGGGTGATATACCCGTGTTTTGACGGCGAGCGTGGTCACCCGCCGCTGATTTCCACTTTCTATATCGAGAAAATCCTCTCCTGGTCCGGGGAGGGTGGACTGCGCTCATTAATGCGAGGATGGGAAACTGAGTCAATGGACCTGGAGGTTAACGACCAGTGGATATTAATGGATATGGATACACCGGAAGATTATCACCGGATACAGGATATGTACGGCAAGACAATATACCAACGGAACAGGAATGCCTGTCCCTTCTGA